A region from the Hypomesus transpacificus isolate Combined female chromosome 11, fHypTra1, whole genome shotgun sequence genome encodes:
- the erlin1 gene encoding erlin-1, with amino-acid sequence MTMAHVGAVVAAAMGLMAILLHSSIHKIEEGHLAVYYRGGALLTTPNGPGYHIMLPFITTFRSVQTTLQTDEIKNVPCGTSGGTMIYFDRIEVVNMLVPTAVVDIVKNYTADYDKTLIFNKIHHELNQFCSVHTLQEVYIELFDIIDENLKIALQKDLNCMAPGLTIQAVRVTKPKIPEAIRRNFELMEAEKTRLMITVQTQRVVEKEAETERKKAIIEAQKMAEVAGIHFQQKVMEKETEKRISEIEDSAFLAREKARADAEYYTAAKFSEANRLKLTPEYLELMKYQSIAANSKIYFGQDIPNMFVEGNNNGPSTTEGDALPDAQLREH; translated from the exons ATGACGATGGCGCATGTTGGGGCAGTAGTGGCAGCAGCGATGGGGCTGATGGCTATCCTgcttcattcatccatccataaGATAGAGGAGGGACACTTGGCCGTTTACTACAG GGGAGGAGCTTTGTTGACCACGCCCAATGGCCCTGGGTATCACATCATGTTGCCCTTCATAACAACTTTCAGATCTGTACAG ACAACTCTCCAAACGGACGAGATCAAGAATGTGCCTTGTGGAACCAG TGGAGGTACGATGATCTACTTTGATAGGATTGAGGTGGTCAACATGCTGGTCCCTACTGCAG TGGTTGACATTGTGAAGAACTACACAGCTGATTATGATAAGACGCTCATCTTTAACAAAATTCACCACGAACTCAACCAGTTCTGCAGTGTGCACACCCTACAGGAGGTCTACATAGAGCTGTTTG ATATCATAGATGAGAACTTGAAGATCGCCTTGCAGAAGGATCTCAATTGCATGGCCCCTGGACTTAcaatacag GCGGTCCGTGTCACAAAACCCAAGATCCCCGAGGCAATCAGGAGGAACTTTGAACTCAT GGAGGCCGAGAAGACTCGTCTGATGATAACAGTCCAGACTCagagggtggtggagaaggAAGCGGAGACTGAAAGGAAGAAAGCCATCATTG AGGCTCAGAAGATGGCCGAGGTGGCTGGGATCCACTTCCAACAGAaggtgatggagaaggagacagagaagaggatcTCTGAGATCgaag ACTCTGCCTTCCTGGCGAGGGAGAAGGCCAGGGCTGATGCTGAATACTACACAGCTGCCAAGTTTTCTGAAGCCAACAGG TTGAAGTTAACCCCTGAGTACCTGGAACTGATGAAGTACCAGAGCATAGCAGCCAACAGCAAGATCTACTTTGGCCAGGACATCCCCAACATGTTTGTGGAGGGCAACAACAACGGCCCCTCCACCACGGAGGGGGACGCCCTCCCGGACGCCCAGCTCCGGGAACACTGA